The proteins below are encoded in one region of uncultured Eubacteriales bacterium:
- a CDS encoding conserved hypothetical protein (Evidence 4 : Homologs of previously reported genes of unknown function), which produces MGNPHEKTGEVKTSGKTKIARNDCCDAFEQDESRLFSARECWYCKYGDFGILTEHPTQTGVCGLGKIKEEENR; this is translated from the coding sequence ATGGGAAATCCCCATGAAAAAACCGGAGAGGTCAAGACGTCCGGCAAAACTAAAATTGCGCGAAACGACTGCTGCGACGCTTTTGAGCAGGACGAAAGCCGGCTTTTTTCAGCCCGGGAGTGCTGGTACTGCAAGTATGGGGATTTTGGCATTCTTACCGAGCATCCCACGCAAACCGGCGTATGCGGCTTAGGCAAAATTAAGGAGGAAGAGAACAGATGA
- a CDS encoding Putative surface layer protein (modular protein) (Evidence 3 : Function proposed based on presence of conserved amino acid motif, structural feature or limited homology), with translation MKKRLLSILLSVCMVLTLLPMGVLATATTVSKGDFMVTSGEDTTTYENGVLTFSTEGTYTVAMASGKSSTSNVIKVTAEGVTLNLNGVVINAPNGWTNVPDGATALTVTSGTVTLNVIADSSLTGGMGNPSLIEVGKSGAGISGNITVMGTATLTSTGGVGGSSDGGTGGAGGAGVSGNVTITEDATLTATGGKGGSTERGSCGDGGVGMSGDITVMGTATFVCTGGKGGSSSSSGVGGDGGNGVSGSVTVKEAARLTATGGGVGTGGIVDGMLVGVGIKGTITVGNGYTVVAGADANHAAALIVNKTSKQYVAITPPAPQAKWGVANGSAAPSSWAGSGTLDDAMTYANANSGAYIQLQGDADTTATLIFDDETTTILDLNGKTIDAKNGTFSVLTVNGNLTLCDSSATAVADQGKITGGTGYDGYGGGVYIESTGAFTMTGGNITGNTSGTSGGGVYGDSTGNVMTMTGGSITGNHTQYNGGGVFIQTGGFTVGGTAKITGNTSGTTPDILANNVYLLGGIPTPTDQQILAISTATPLTTGASIGVRTALVPSASSPLAFTGENSADYSGYFTSDNSSYVVQNSGADSAQIVQLAVPVTQAPTVTAVSPTSGSTTGGTSVTITGTNLSGATAVKFGSTSATSFTVTSATSITATAPVGTGIVDITVTTAGGTSTTSAASKFTYALPTAAQYAAASPAAASGTDYDLDTTNKTLTIKTAKGAAWWSANGDTYTDDMYTVLLANDIDVSAFLWSPVGSAPGSAFAGSFDGQGHTITGLTVKIEAGDETVFAGLFGEFCGSVKNLGLVNVSIVASNTSTNNKLVYAGALAGDVFRGDVFNGTISNCFVRGGSVSAASSSGSYAGGLVGYAGQKIAIRNCYSTANVSATGTGGFAGGVIGTLNSGTVDQCYYVDTATITGTNSNLGTSLPDTQMKAASGGENALIDRMNTWVEQQDSIDYYTWQADSGTTNGGYPVFDAKRTAPKAQWGVAGSDGSTPISWTTGTLADAVEYANDLTSGTAYIQLLENVNTTAALEFENGKTTVLDLNGKTINGSSIPTSSLDNNVLTVNGHLTLCDTSTATVANQGKITGGHGTGDGTGGGVYVDSSGTFIMTGGNITGNTAMNGGGVGNRGTFTMSGGSIAGNSCISGSGDVSIGGGVANSGEFNMSGGSITGNTVVAGGAGGGVLTNEGMTLSGNVNISGNTVGEASDNVALMPYGGHPSNIYITGALTNSTAIGVSIVEMTEEDDDSFVFTPKSGIFTAGDAVTNSDYISKFVSDNSEFAVIVNDSQLKLAAAQAIAKTAATNGSFTVKVNGNEVPSAIQGQTVTVTPAANSGYELDTISVCKTEDSDTAVTVTNGSFTMPAYAVTVSVTFKVASAPAPAPGGGTTPSPTGAPVIVDGKTQNIGTEKKAGDTTTVTVDQSKLGTNIGGAAVGSSVVVPVSENGSATASLVVKNIEDMAAKSMTLTVQTGNVAYNLNTSAIDTAALVAAFPGADMSTVPFDVTITNSFVTIEGETLVLPPVAFTVTATYGGKAVDVDTFSAYIDRIIEVTKEQAAKITTAVVVSADGSVRHVPTNVIEKDGKYYAVVSSRTNSTYALIQNEVTFADAAGKWYEAAVNEMGSRKIIAGRGADLFDCEAGITRAEFSAILVRALGLPADGASTFSDVPAGEWYAGAVATAAQYGIVAGKGGNRFEPDAAITRQEAMLMLQRAAALTKFTGASSTLDSFADANSVGSWVRDAAKWSVGSGLIQGSDGKLNPTANITRAESATIILRLLQKAGLVDVRSEA, from the coding sequence ATGAAAAAAAGACTTTTGAGCATTCTGCTTTCGGTGTGCATGGTGCTGACCCTGCTGCCGATGGGGGTGCTGGCAACAGCAACGACCGTATCCAAGGGGGACTTTATGGTCACTTCCGGTGAAGACACCACAACTTATGAAAACGGCGTGTTGACTTTTTCCACAGAGGGTACTTATACAGTCGCTATGGCAAGCGGAAAATCCTCTACTTCAAATGTGATTAAGGTTACCGCTGAGGGAGTAACGCTGAACCTTAACGGCGTTGTAATCAACGCACCGAACGGATGGACTAATGTGCCGGACGGCGCAACTGCCCTGACGGTGACAAGCGGCACAGTCACCTTGAACGTAATTGCGGATAGCTCCCTGACAGGCGGTATGGGCAACCCCAGTTTGATAGAAGTCGGCAAAAGCGGCGCAGGAATCAGCGGCAATATTACTGTCATGGGTACGGCAACGCTCACTTCCACCGGCGGTGTAGGCGGATCGTCTGATGGGGGAACAGGCGGCGCTGGCGGCGCTGGTGTCAGCGGCAATGTTACGATAACAGAAGATGCAACACTCACTGCCACCGGCGGCAAAGGCGGATCGACTGAAAGGGGAAGCTGTGGCGATGGTGGCGTTGGTATGAGCGGCGATATTACTGTCATGGGTACGGCAACGTTCGTTTGCACCGGCGGCAAAGGTGGATCATCTAGTAGTAGTGGGGTTGGCGGCGATGGCGGGAATGGTGTCAGCGGCAGTGTTACGGTAAAAGAAGCGGCGAGACTCACTGCCACCGGAGGTGGTGTCGGAACAGGTGGTATAGTGGATGGTATGCTGGTCGGTGTTGGCATTAAAGGCACAATCACCGTGGGCAATGGCTATACTGTCGTTGCCGGGGCCGATGCTAACCATGCGGCAGCGCTAATCGTAAACAAGACTTCAAAACAGTATGTGGCTATCACTCCGCCCGCACCCCAAGCCAAATGGGGTGTTGCAAATGGCAGCGCGGCTCCTTCGTCTTGGGCTGGCTCCGGTACGCTTGACGATGCCATGACCTATGCCAACGCCAACAGCGGCGCGTATATCCAGCTGCAAGGTGACGCGGATACCACTGCCACGCTCATTTTCGATGACGAAACAACGACGATTCTTGACCTGAACGGTAAAACCATTGACGCAAAGAACGGTACTTTCAGCGTTCTTACCGTGAACGGCAACCTCACGCTTTGCGACAGCAGCGCGACGGCGGTTGCGGATCAAGGTAAAATCACGGGAGGCACCGGGTATGACGGGTATGGCGGCGGTGTGTATATTGAAAGCACCGGAGCCTTTACCATGACCGGCGGAAATATCACCGGAAACACCTCCGGCACAAGCGGTGGCGGTGTGTACGGCGACAGTACCGGCAATGTTATGACCATGACCGGAGGAAGCATTACCGGGAACCACACCCAATATAACGGTGGCGGCGTATTCATCCAAACCGGCGGCTTTACCGTGGGCGGTACGGCAAAAATCACGGGCAACACCAGCGGCACAACTCCTGATATCCTTGCAAACAATGTGTACCTTTTGGGTGGTATCCCGACCCCGACCGATCAGCAAATACTTGCAATAAGCACCGCGACACCGCTTACCACAGGCGCTTCCATCGGCGTTCGTACAGCCCTTGTTCCAAGCGCGTCGTCGCCGCTTGCTTTCACCGGCGAAAACAGCGCCGATTACAGCGGCTATTTCACCAGTGATAACAGCAGTTATGTGGTGCAAAACAGCGGTGCCGACAGTGCACAGATAGTGCAGCTTGCGGTACCCGTTACTCAAGCGCCAACCGTTACTGCCGTTTCACCCACCAGCGGCAGCACCACAGGCGGCACTTCGGTAACGATTACAGGAACCAATTTAAGCGGTGCAACAGCCGTGAAATTTGGAAGCACTTCAGCAACCAGTTTTACGGTGACTTCCGCAACCTCTATTACAGCAACCGCTCCTGTCGGAACAGGAATAGTAGATATTACGGTAACTACGGCAGGCGGCACAAGCACAACAAGCGCAGCCAGCAAATTTACTTACGCCCTCCCTACGGCAGCGCAATATGCGGCGGCTTCCCCTGCGGCAGCGTCCGGCACCGACTATGATCTGGACACCACTAACAAAACCCTCACCATCAAAACCGCCAAGGGCGCGGCGTGGTGGTCGGCAAACGGCGATACGTATACTGATGATATGTACACCGTCCTCCTCGCTAATGACATTGACGTGTCCGCTTTCCTCTGGTCACCGGTGGGCAGTGCTCCCGGCTCCGCCTTTGCCGGCAGCTTTGACGGGCAGGGCCACACCATCACAGGGTTGACGGTGAAGATTGAGGCAGGTGACGAAACTGTCTTTGCAGGGCTGTTCGGCGAGTTCTGCGGCTCCGTTAAAAACCTCGGATTGGTAAATGTGTCAATCGTCGCTTCCAACACCTCTACCAATAACAAACTGGTCTATGCCGGTGCTCTGGCAGGCGATGTATTCAGAGGCGATGTATTCAATGGAACCATTTCCAACTGCTTCGTCCGGGGCGGCAGCGTCAGTGCCGCAAGCAGCAGTGGCTCCTATGCCGGAGGTCTGGTTGGCTATGCCGGTCAGAAGATTGCCATACGCAACTGCTACAGCACCGCAAATGTCTCCGCTACCGGTACGGGCGGCTTTGCCGGTGGCGTAATCGGTACACTCAATTCAGGAACAGTTGATCAATGTTACTATGTAGACACCGCAACGATTACAGGAACAAATTCAAATCTTGGTACAAGCTTGCCAGACACGCAGATGAAAGCCGCCTCAGGTGGGGAAAACGCGCTGATCGACCGGATGAACACATGGGTCGAACAGCAAGACAGCATCGACTATTACACATGGCAGGCCGACAGCGGAACGACAAACGGCGGCTACCCGGTGTTCGATGCAAAGCGGACTGCGCCAAAGGCGCAATGGGGCGTGGCGGGAAGCGATGGTTCCACACCGATAAGCTGGACAACCGGCACCCTCGCTGATGCCGTGGAATACGCCAATGATCTTACAAGCGGCACGGCATACATTCAGCTTCTGGAGAATGTGAATACCACCGCCGCGCTGGAGTTTGAAAATGGCAAGACCACTGTGCTTGACCTGAACGGCAAGACCATCAACGGCAGTAGTATTCCGACAAGTAGTTTGGATAATAACGTCCTCACCGTGAATGGCCATCTGACCCTCTGCGACACCAGCACAGCCACCGTTGCCAATCAGGGGAAAATCACCGGGGGACACGGCACCGGAGACGGCACGGGCGGCGGAGTTTATGTCGATTCTTCCGGCACCTTCATCATGACCGGCGGCAATATCACAGGAAACACCGCTATGAACGGCGGCGGCGTGGGAAATAGGGGTACCTTCACTATGTCAGGAGGAAGTATTGCCGGTAATTCCTGCATCTCAGGCAGCGGTGACGTGTCAATCGGCGGTGGAGTGGCGAATTCAGGTGAATTCAACATGAGCGGCGGGAGCATCACAGGCAACACTGTAGTCGCGGGCGGCGCGGGCGGCGGGGTGCTTACCAACGAAGGTATGACGCTGTCCGGCAATGTTAATATCTCCGGCAACACAGTCGGCGAAGCAAGCGACAATGTTGCGCTGATGCCTTATGGCGGTCACCCTTCTAATATTTACATTACAGGTGCGCTCACCAACAGCACAGCCATCGGCGTAAGTATCGTTGAGATGACGGAGGAGGACGACGACAGCTTTGTATTCACACCAAAATCGGGTATATTCACCGCAGGAGATGCTGTTACGAACAGCGACTATATCTCAAAATTCGTCAGCGACAACAGCGAGTTTGCCGTGATTGTAAATGACAGCCAGCTCAAGCTGGCGGCGGCGCAAGCCATCGCCAAGACCGCTGCCACAAACGGCAGCTTCACTGTGAAGGTAAACGGCAATGAGGTTCCCTCCGCGATACAGGGGCAGACTGTGACCGTCACGCCCGCCGCAAACAGCGGCTATGAATTAGACACCATTTCGGTTTGCAAAACCGAGGATTCAGACACAGCAGTGACGGTTACAAACGGCAGCTTCACCATGCCCGCCTATGCCGTCACCGTCAGCGTGACGTTTAAGGTGGCGTCCGCACCGGCACCGGCTCCCGGCGGCGGCACGACTCCCTCCCCCACCGGCGCGCCGGTGATTGTAGACGGCAAAACTCAGAACATCGGCACGGAGAAAAAAGCCGGTGACACGACCACCGTCACCGTCGATCAGTCGAAGCTCGGTACGAATATTGGCGGTGCAGCTGTGGGCTCCTCTGTTGTGGTGCCGGTGAGCGAAAACGGTTCCGCCACAGCCTCCCTTGTGGTGAAAAACATCGAGGACATGGCGGCTAAGAGCATGACCCTCACCGTACAGACCGGAAACGTGGCGTATAACCTGAACACCTCCGCCATCGACACGGCGGCGCTGGTGGCGGCTTTCCCCGGCGCGGACATGAGTACGGTTCCCTTTGACGTGACCATCACAAACAGCTTCGTCACGATCGAGGGCGAAACGCTGGTGCTCCCCCCTGTGGCCTTTACCGTCACCGCGACCTATGGCGGAAAAGCCGTGGACGTTGATACCTTCTCGGCCTACATTGACCGCATAATAGAGGTAACAAAGGAACAGGCGGCGAAAATCACCACGGCAGTGGTGGTCAGCGCCGACGGCAGCGTCCGCCATGTGCCGACGAACGTGATTGAAAAGGACGGCAAGTATTACGCCGTCGTGAGTTCCCGCACGAACAGCACCTACGCCCTGATTCAGAACGAAGTGACCTTTGCCGACGCCGCGGGCAAATGGTACGAGGCGGCGGTCAATGAAATGGGCAGCCGCAAGATCATCGCGGGGCGCGGCGCAGACCTCTTTGACTGCGAAGCCGGCATTACCCGCGCCGAATTTTCTGCAATCCTCGTCCGGGCGCTGGGCCTCCCGGCGGATGGGGCAAGCACATTTTCAGATGTCCCCGCCGGCGAATGGTATGCCGGGGCCGTGGCGACGGCCGCGCAATATGGCATCGTGGCGGGCAAGGGCGGCAACCGCTTTGAGCCGGACGCGGCGATCACCCGACAGGAGGCCATGCTGATGCTGCAAAGGGCGGCGGCTCTTACGAAGTTTACGGGCGCAAGCAGTACGCTGGACAGCTTTGCGGACGCAAACAGCGTCGGCTCATGGGTGCGGGACGCGGCGAAATGGAGCGTTGGCTCCGGCCTCATTCAAGGCTCGGACGGCAAGCTGAACCCCACCGCCAATATCACCCGCGCAGAAAGTGCTACGATCATCCTTCGCCTGCTGCAAAAAGCCGGTCTGGTGGATGTGCGAAGCGAGGCGTAG
- a CDS encoding Putative two-component response regulator (modular protein) (Evidence 3 : Function proposed based on presence of conserved amino acid motif, structural feature or limited homology), translating into MVCPRSGPTRLCGGQYLRRRYAARMRQHEDSKSFLSYLLLDHHQWSLVNGLIHSLSTSFAARDKIFPYPTEEVTAILHIAICDDESQQLERADSLLKKYAYEHPQYEIKIQSFSAPLELLSHVAEKGGFDVLLLDIYMPGILGTDAARELRVMRDNCQIIFLTTSRDHAVDAFSLDAAHYLVKPYSEKEFFAALEKAINNLADRYGVALTIKSVDGISRVELNRLVYAETDNHVQKLYLSDGSLIRVRKSSTELFELLEEDPRFYKCGSTYILNMEYIVELSARSVSFSTGARIPIISRKYAELRKLYMDYSCRF; encoded by the coding sequence ATGGTCTGTCCCCGGTCAGGCCCCACGCGATTATGTGGAGGGCAATATCTCCGGCGAAGATACGCCGCGAGAATGCGACAGCACGAAGATAGTAAGAGCTTTCTGTCATATTTGCTTTTAGATCACCATCAGTGGTCCCTTGTTAATGGGTTGATTCACTCGCTCTCGACAAGTTTTGCGGCGCGTGATAAAATATTCCCATATCCCACGGAGGAGGTGACCGCTATTCTGCACATTGCAATCTGCGACGACGAGTCGCAGCAGCTTGAGCGGGCCGACAGCCTGCTCAAGAAATACGCCTATGAACATCCGCAATATGAAATAAAAATTCAATCTTTCTCCGCGCCTTTAGAGCTGCTTTCTCATGTGGCGGAAAAGGGCGGCTTTGACGTGCTATTACTTGATATTTATATGCCGGGCATCCTCGGGACGGACGCGGCACGGGAGCTGCGGGTTATGCGCGATAACTGCCAGATTATCTTTCTGACGACCTCGCGGGATCATGCCGTAGACGCGTTTTCGCTTGACGCCGCACATTATCTGGTGAAGCCCTATTCAGAAAAAGAATTCTTCGCGGCCCTTGAAAAGGCGATCAATAACCTTGCAGACAGGTACGGGGTGGCGCTTACCATCAAATCGGTTGACGGCATCAGCCGTGTAGAATTAAATAGGCTCGTATACGCTGAAACCGATAACCATGTTCAGAAGTTATATCTGTCGGACGGCAGCTTAATCAGGGTGAGAAAATCCTCAACCGAGCTATTTGAGCTGCTCGAAGAGGATCCGCGTTTTTATAAATGCGGCAGCACCTACATCCTCAATATGGAATATATCGTTGAGCTTTCGGCAAGGAGCGTTTCTTTTTCAACCGGCGCAAGAATCCCGATCATAAGCCGAAAATACGCGGAGCTGAGAAAGCTGTACATGGATTACAGCTGCCGCTTTTAA
- a CDS encoding conserved membrane hypothetical protein (Evidence 4 : Homologs of previously reported genes of unknown function) — protein MRILLGISVLLRFLQTAAYISLFFFSLIKLKEPKRKRIVLTVAIYIAVAGAYCALLALYGQELAERLIIPVEVGLSLLLIVLCCADRWAVSLFVMFTQFNLYLGISYISDVCSTDTSLLGYQIQYLIFRTALFGALLFFNFKFLRPRFRRLVEVLGNEWRSIALAAFFFYVLEAVILYFPRFYWYEQDCRWYLVASSYLVFFSVYLLIFRSINAIVGKYEEQERGRILAQQNKLWEEQLAEQKNAVSAARRDRHDLRHHYDTLLSMLEGGKTQEAVSYLNAQTRRAESAALAGVCEHPAANAILSRWAARARESGIKTEIDARIPESLPMDEVALVGILANAFENAVESCLRTPEGSERFITVNIAFSTPYNGAKKLHLVFENSCADNIVFDGDFPKSQKPGGGTGTKSITYSAERYNGMVEFTVQDSVFRTRILLHL, from the coding sequence ATGCGGATACTTTTAGGTATATCGGTGCTGCTCCGGTTTTTGCAGACGGCGGCTTACATCAGCTTGTTTTTTTTCTCGCTCATAAAGCTGAAAGAGCCGAAAAGAAAGCGGATTGTGCTTACCGTCGCGATTTACATTGCGGTTGCCGGGGCATATTGTGCCTTGCTTGCCCTATATGGGCAGGAGCTGGCGGAGCGCCTGATTATCCCCGTCGAGGTCGGGCTGAGCCTGCTGCTGATTGTCCTCTGCTGCGCCGACAGATGGGCGGTATCGCTTTTTGTCATGTTCACGCAGTTTAATTTATACCTCGGAATAAGCTATATTTCGGATGTGTGCAGCACTGATACTTCCCTGCTCGGCTATCAGATCCAATATTTAATATTCCGCACGGCGCTGTTCGGCGCGCTTTTGTTTTTTAATTTCAAATTTCTGCGCCCCCGCTTCCGCAGACTGGTGGAGGTTCTGGGGAACGAGTGGCGTTCCATCGCGCTGGCAGCCTTTTTCTTTTATGTCCTGGAAGCCGTTATTCTCTATTTCCCGCGTTTCTATTGGTATGAGCAGGACTGCCGCTGGTATCTGGTCGCAAGCTCCTATCTGGTGTTTTTCAGCGTCTATCTGCTGATATTCCGCTCTATCAACGCGATTGTAGGGAAATATGAGGAGCAGGAGCGGGGAAGAATCCTCGCTCAGCAAAATAAGCTTTGGGAGGAACAGCTGGCGGAACAGAAAAATGCCGTGAGCGCCGCTCGCCGTGACCGCCATGATCTTCGCCATCACTACGACACGCTTTTATCAATGCTGGAGGGCGGAAAAACGCAGGAAGCGGTTTCCTATTTGAACGCACAGACGCGGAGGGCGGAAAGCGCGGCTCTTGCAGGCGTCTGCGAGCATCCTGCCGCAAACGCTATCCTGTCAAGATGGGCGGCGCGGGCAAGGGAGAGCGGCATCAAAACCGAAATCGACGCGAGAATTCCCGAGAGCCTTCCTATGGATGAGGTTGCGCTGGTTGGTATCCTTGCCAACGCCTTTGAAAATGCCGTGGAGAGCTGCCTGCGCACTCCTGAAGGCTCGGAGAGATTTATCACTGTAAATATCGCCTTCTCTACACCTTATAACGGAGCGAAAAAGCTTCACCTTGTCTTTGAAAATTCCTGCGCGGATAACATCGTCTTTGATGGTGACTTCCCAAAATCGCAGAAGCCGGGGGGCGGCACGGGAACAAAGAGTATCACGTATTCCGCCGAGCGCTATAACGGCATGGTGGAATTCACCGTGCAAGACAGCGTTTTCAGGACGCGGATTCTGCTGCACTTATAG